A portion of the Candidatus Pristimantibacillus lignocellulolyticus genome contains these proteins:
- a CDS encoding response regulator transcription factor produces MKINILIADDDSSIRSLLKFILSKEGYNVYEAIHGEDASHILAHSQIHLAVIDIMMPFKNGLELCQEIRHLYDIPILLLTAKGELIDKEKGYSSGTDDYLVKPFEPKELIFRIKALLRRYQLISPNFIRMGDIIIDRESYVVKHGNTIIDLPLKEFQLFAQLASNTGRIYTRDQLIQLIWGIDYSGDTRTVDVHIKRLRERFAPYDNQFIITTVRGLGYKLEVLV; encoded by the coding sequence AATCGCCGATGATGATTCATCTATTCGTTCTCTATTGAAGTTCATTCTTTCTAAAGAAGGCTACAATGTATATGAAGCTATTCATGGAGAAGATGCATCTCATATACTCGCTCACTCTCAAATTCATCTAGCTGTCATTGATATTATGATGCCATTCAAAAACGGTCTCGAATTGTGTCAAGAAATTAGGCATCTATACGATATTCCAATTCTTCTTCTTACTGCTAAAGGTGAATTAATTGATAAAGAAAAGGGATACTCTTCTGGTACAGATGACTATCTTGTAAAACCATTTGAACCTAAAGAATTAATATTTCGGATAAAAGCATTATTAAGGCGCTACCAGTTGATTTCTCCTAACTTCATTCGTATGGGAGACATCATTATAGATCGTGAAAGTTATGTTGTTAAGCATGGGAATACGATCATTGACCTCCCACTAAAGGAATTTCAATTGTTTGCCCAACTCGCTAGTAATACAGGACGAATTTATACAAGAGATCAACTTATTCAATTAATATGGGGAATTGATTATAGTGGAGACACAAGAACTGTTGATGTTCATATTAAACGTCTACGTGAACGCTTTGCCCCTTATGATAATCAATTTATAATTACGACAGTTCGTGGATTAGGATATAAACTTGAGGTGCTTGTATGA